One Echeneis naucrates chromosome 16, fEcheNa1.1, whole genome shotgun sequence genomic window, TCTTTTGGTGTGATGTGTTTACTGTACCTTTGTGATGCTGTGCAATGCAGTTGTCTTTCATGATGTCACTGTTGTCTCTGCCCTGAAGATATCATTGATCATTGCCTGCATCATTGGCGTGATAGCATACCGCCTGGCCGTATATGCGGCCTTCGCCAGCATCATGAAGGACAGTCCAACCTCTAACCTGCAGGTGGTCGGCCCCTATATCACACCACAGCTGGCCACCTCTGTCACCGCCTCCTGCATCAActttatcatcatcatgatcCTCAACCTCATGTATGAGAGAGTGGCCATTTGGATCACTGATATGGGTAAGGGCCAGATTGAGAGAGTGTATCCAGAATTATTACCCGTCAGCACACATCAGTACACATCGTCTCTGTAACAgtgaaaattttctttttttcttttttttttcatttatgtactgtgttgttgtttttttttttttgctgtgacagAAATTCCAAAGACCCACCTGGAGTATGAgaacaaactgacagtgaagaTGTTCCTCTTCCAATTTGTCAACTACTATTCCTCCTGCTTCTATGTGGCTTTCTTCAAGGGCAAGTTCGTTGGCCATCCTGGAAATTATGCTTATATGTTTGGCAGCTTGTCCAAACTGAGGAATGAAGAGGTACCAGATACAACTTCAGAGAGTTTAAAAGCATAATAATcccagttcatgttttcatcttctttcttttgtttcaatATGCCACTTTCAGTGTGACCCCGGTGGCTGTCTGATCGAGCTGACCACCCAACTAGTGATCGTGATGACTGGCAAACAGGTGTGGGGCAACATCCAAGAAGCTCTGGTTCCGTGAGTACTCAAACTGAATGCGGTTTATGGCCTTTGTTAGCGTTTCAGCGCAACTGTGGCTGTGGTAACGCTGCCTAAAAGCGCTCTACCACCCCCTTGTGTCTTTCAGTTGGCTGATGAACTGGTGGGGCAGCAGGAAGGCAAGAAACCACCCAGAGAGTCTGTACAGCCGTTGGGAGCAGGACCATGACCTGCAGGGCTTTGGGCAGCTCGGCCTTTTCTACGAATATCTCGAAATGGGTAAACATTCTACACACATTGTTTCAGTTGTACACGGGTACATTTCCAGACACACATGAAAGTAAAGCTGCAGTCCAAGTTTCTGCCAAATTTAAGTCAGCAACAGGCCTAGAGCCAAACTGAGGGAAAAATGATTTCTAagctttaaaaacatgaaagtttttacatttaaaataaggAACTTATTTCAAAATGTCCTCTGAGAAACTCCAGATGGTGCTGTTTCCCTCATACTATCTCTCACTAActtctttcctctctgcctcccagTGATCCAGTTTGGTTTCATCACACTCTTTGTTGCCTCCTTCCCTTTGGCACCCCTGCTGGCACTTATCAACAACATCATTGAGGTTAGAGTGGATTCCTGGAAGCTCACCACTCAGTTCAGAAGACCAGTGGCAGCCAAGGCTCACAGTATTGGAGCCTGGGAGGAAATTCTGAGCGGGATTGCCATCCTCTCTGTTGTCACTAATGTAAGTTTTAGACTGCTCCTGTCTGGTGTGTTTCCGCTCATGATCTTGGAGTCTTATCTGTCGTTTTCCTCCCCCATTTCTCTCTCCGCTTTCTAGGCATTTATTGTGGCCTTCACCTCTGATATGATCCCACGGCTCGTGTACATGTACGCCTACCAGCCAGACAGTCAGAGGAATATGAAAGGCTACATAAACGACAGCCTTTCAGTGTTTAATATCTCTCGGATCCAACTGACTAGCAGACCTGAGGAAGGGGAGAACCCATCTTGGTTCAACAGCTCCATCACTacctgcaggtgtgtgtgttagcagtTTCCCATCCTACTATTATTTGGCTTTGTGTTAAGATGAATACAGATCCTTTACACAAGAATAATAAATATCACATTGtgaagacattcattcattcattcatcttctaccacttacctgtttccgggtcatttggggggggttggagccaatcccagctcacactgggtgaggacagggtacaccctggacggaACATAGTCAATTCTGTAAAAACTTAAAAGGCAAAGTTCTTGTTTATTTCATGAATGTAAGTAatacaaactgtaaaatgttgACGGCATTTAATGTAGCTGGTTGAGTAATTCTCACTTGATTTTTCACGTTTGCGCcaatacatttgtgtgtaataTGTACGTATGGTGTTTGTGCAAAAAAACCAATAGCACTTATACTGTGcataaaactgattaaaataCTTTTGTGACTTGAGCATCTGGGACAGATGtagtggaggaaaaagaagaatattTCCATCTTAAACATTGTGACAGCCGTAGTATATagaagcacacacaaatgcagtgAAAGCACCTCAAAATGTGCTAAGATTCATCACTGATATATACAATGTGGAGTCCGGAGAAGGTGAAGTAGCTCAACACCAAGACACGGTAGCCCAAAGCGTTAGTATCCACATTATCTCAGAATCCTTGTGAACGCGACCATTTAAGTTTAATCACTGTCTAACTTAACATTTAATTGTTCTGTGGTAGATAGTCCTATGACAGCAAATGAATCTTGAATAATTTGAGTGCAAAAATCTGCAGGTCATCTCCAGCTTTGTGGATCTTTCTTTGCAGGTATCGCGATTACCGCTACCCCCCTGGCCATGAAAAGGAGTATGAGCACACTATGCAGTTCTGGCATATTCTGGCTGCCAAGCTGGCTTTCATTATCATcatggaggtaaaaaaaaaaacaaaaaaaaaaacaccaccacctcACATAATGTTTTCGCAGGCAATATAATTCCGCCTTAATTGaaagtaaatatttaacatgGACTTGTCGCACTCTGTTTCTCCACAGCATGTTGTTTTCTCGGTCAAATTCTTTGTAGCCTGGATGATCCCGGATGTTCCCTCTGATGTGAGGGCTCGGGTAAAGAGAGAGCGCTACCTGGTCCAGGAGTATCTCCATAACTACGAAGTGGAGAAGCTAAAGGTCCAACTCAGCCTGAACAGCAGCAACGACTGCACCTGCACTCCCATGATCTATCCCTCTTTACCCCAGCATGAGGTGCTGTCAGAGTGTCTCTAGCCCAGAGAGCTGCTGGTCAATCAGCTGGATGTCATGCCCTGCTTGTGTATTATGACACTGACCATCCCTTTGCTCTGGTGCCGGAGTAGTTTAggcagtgcacacacacacacacacacacacacacacacacacacacacacacacacacaacttttaCTAAAGAATTAGAGGCTTCCTTAATTCACAGCCATCCTTCCTCTGCTAATCTGCTGATAGTGGAAGTGCACACAAGTGAAAGTCTCCACGCATGCTGAAACCTGAGGCCCTTGAATTTAAATATCCGTCTCATGTTTATGCCTTCTCACTGTCCATGTTGCAATTACAGGGCTGCCTATCATCAGAATTTAttgtaaagaaagaaagtggaaaTCTTATACACTGTGTCTAAACCGGACAAGTTGGTCTGATTTTAATAGACTATTTATTTAAGTGCCACCATGACTAACCAAAGACTGGATGCCTTAATATAATATATCACACACTTATCAATTGTATTACGTGTCTGTCAGTAGAATAACAATATCTTTGGAAATGAGAGCTTGCTTGTTGTCagctttaaatatttgtttacatgtaAGCGATTTAAGCAGTTCCAGTGTCATTTACTGTAAAGTTccattcaacactttttttcGGTTTGTTCCTACTGCAACAAACCTGAGTACTGTCAGTGTGATAGCACCGGCGTCATGGTATTAGCACCAAATTATTTTCCTCACACCACTGGCTCCACTGTTGGTCCAGGAGAAAAGCTTAATGAAGAGAAACCAGTGCTACTGTTAGCACTGAGCGGGGGCAGAGCTTGTCCTGCGACGGCCAGTTGTTGAGCAGCTAAAGCAGCAGCTGCGACATGTTGACTGATTCCTGGAGATGTGAAGTGAAAAGCTCTGAGAGAGATCAGTTTTTAATGCGCCTCTGTTTACCAACACATTGAAGCTAATGAAAGCCTGCCCCACCTACTCAACTGTTTGCTCCATTAGACAAAAAGCTCGTCGGCTGTCACCCATGTTCTCATGCTTCTGATTTCCTCAGCTGTGTCGGCTGAGAAGGAAAGATagactttctttttaattttattttgcacaTAGCACTTAATGAAAACCTGACCACCGATATATAAACATGTCAGTCTATTAGTTGTCCCCATGCTACTTATTCATAATCAATGTTTTCAATCAGCAATGTGTGATAGACTTTGTTTGACCGTTATTATAGCAAGATCTTTCCTGttctgattttaatgtttatattcAGAGTAAAGGAAAAGGATAAAgatgaaactttttttcttttggaattAGAACggaacattttacattcattaaGTTGCATATGTCATAATATGTGAAACATATTGAAGTATTTAAATTTTGTGTAAAATATCAGATTGGCCGTGCTTCATTCTCAGGCAActaaaatgtatgtttattgAGATGTGTGTCGATGTTACCACTGAAGCTACGAGACTTGTTGGGCTGTTCCACTTGGCCTTTTTCATGCTGTGTGCTGAGCTAAACTGATGCCTTAATACAGCCAATGACTCTGTTCgcattgtgtttctctgtacATTTCCTAtgagttaactttttttttcttacttctgTCTTCTTTAGTTATGGGTAAGtcgtgttttattttataatgttaCCATACATGAAGAAGGTGAAACGAATTGTTTAGTGTATGCTTAAATTTATGATTTCATATTCCTATTTTTGGTCTTCTGTCATTTTTATAATTGTCCTATATCCAAATGTGTAAAGCAACAAAGGCAACTCTCCAAAATAAAGTACCAGTTAAACTTGCCCGGAGTCATCTTAAATGCAGCCGACCTCCAGCTCCTGACATGAAAGTAGCTGTTCACATAACAGATGGCCTGAGTGAACACTGATAACTCTGAATGTTTGTTCACACCGGTGGGTGTGTTTTACACCAAAACATGTTGGCGTTGTTGTTGCACTTGGCACACTGCTAAGCCACCATAACAAAGACATGGGCAACACTCAGGCTCAGGTAGGTTGGAAACGTTCACTGAGATTTCATAGACTGTTTTCATGAGGCAaggaaagtttttttgttttgtttttttttggggggacaACAAACATTAACTTGCTGTCTTAAGATTTCATTTTCTATAGAAACAGATGTctgtttttcagcctttttctcAGTTAGTTTACAACTAAATGGAGATTTAaatggaaaactgaaaattctGCAGCATCAAGCAAGAAAGTAACTGTGTTTGAACAGCACCCAGAGGAAGCCCTCTGTGACCTGGAGCCGGGTCAGGGTTTGCCGGTGGTCCAGCTCTATGTGATGCCGTCCATCTTCCTGGCCGTGCTGATCCTCGGGCTCCCCCTCAACCTGATCTCCCTCTGGGTCTTCTTCCACCGTCTGCGGCGTTGGACCCGCAGCACGGTGCTCCTGTTCAACCTGGCCCTGGCCGACACCGCCTGGCTGCTGGCCCTGCCTTTCCTCATCCACTACCACCTGGAGCAGCTCTGCTGGAAGCTGGGGCTGCCGCTGTGCACAGCCGTCAGGATGCTCTACCACAACTACTTTTACCTCAGCATCTTCTTCGTCACCTGCATCAGCGTGGACCGGTACCTGGCCATCGTCCACCCGCTGCGCTCGCTCGTGCTGCAGGGCCGGAGGAGGACCTGCCTGCTGTGTGTGGCGGTCTGGGCGGTCGCCCTGCTTCTCAGCATACCTGTGGCCACCATGACTCAAATCCAGACTTGTCCTGGGAGCAACCGCACCGTGTGCACGCTGTACGTGATGCTGGATGACGCCGGCAGCAGCTTTCCCTACAGCCTCTTCTGCTCCATCACGGCCTTCCTCCTCCCGCTGCTCTCCGTCTGTTACTGCGGCCTCCGCAGCGTCAGGGAGCTCCGCCGCCGGCCCGACCCGCACCGCAAGCAGAGGCGGCTCCGGCGGGTGCTGAGCGCGGCTCTGGTCCTGTTCGCCCTCCTCTACCTGCCCTACCACCTGAGCCGCAACGCCGCCGTGGTGATGCGCGTGGTCCACCCCGACGACCCCGGCTCCTGGCGGCTCCCCGACCTGGTCTTCGTCCTGGAGATGTGCGTCTGCAGCTTCACCAGCTGCGTCAACCCGCTGTTCAGCTGCATCACCGGCCGCCGGTTCAGAGAAGAGTTTCACGGCACTTTCGCTGCCGTCTTTTCGCAGTGTCCTGACATCCAGGTGGCCCCCCTGATCTCCAAGAGCACCCGGATGACGGCGAGGAGGACTCAGAGGGGGTCCACTGTGTGCCCGGCCCGCGCGCTGCCTACACCGGGGTTCCCCTGAGCTGTGGACATGGACATCCAGGGTCTGATAGCCGCATGTTTCAGATGACACTGTGTGGAAATCACGTAGCTTTGATTGGTAGAATCAGTTAATAACAGTTACTATGGTCTGTTCTGCTGTCAGTTTGAGGTTTGGTCTCTTTCACTTCCTTCACAACACCGCCTGTCTGCCTTTGTGTTGGTGTGGCCTCCCTGCTCCTAAAACATACCTGAACTCACTGTGTTTCTTAGATAACaggaaaataaagcttttttgaaaatgtgttccTGATGTTGTTACACACAGTCTGTGaactgaagggggggggggggggggggcaattcCTTTCACTGCTCTGCGCCGGAGTGATTTATAAGTGGTCGGAGCTCATCCTGAAATAATTTTCAGCTGGACTCCATAAACATGGAGTGAGGCCggttgggtggggtgggggtgggtggtcAGCAAGAGACAATTATCGCCGTTAACAGGCTTTTTTCTGTCGTAATTGAATGAGggtgggaggggagaggaggggggaggagggaggaggaggggggagggcgGAGCTGCTGACAGGTAGACGAGCTGTGCGCTGTCCGCGGTGCTGAAGCTCCAGCTCCGGCTGCCGCCTCACCGGAGATCGTCATCTCGGATTACACCGGAGCCCCGCTGACCTCCACCGGCCAAGCCTCTTCACAGCGCCGACCTCCACT contains:
- the ano5a gene encoding anoctamin-5 isoform X3; amino-acid sequence: MIDKQQQSKDSVFFRDGVRRIDFVLSYIDDKDGERKQERRKLYEANLMKVGLELETEDKSESEDGKTYFVKIHAPWEVLATYADVLKIKVPFKANDIPDNSQMPMNWLATPFRLPEHIMHPEPDYFTASFDNSKCDFFLIDNKDTFFPPSTRNRIVYYILSRCSYFRDECGDKDKKGIKRLLNNGTYTAAFPLHDCRYWKRSRDANCESDRYNLYKYWARFFCFFKEQPLNLIRKYYGEKIGIYFAWLGFYTEMLLFAAVVGTICFIYGFLTYDDNEWSKEICDEKIGGNIVMCPLCDKKCGYWKLNTTCNSSWQSHLFDNVATVFFAIFMGIWVTLFLEFWKRRQARLEYEWDLVDFEEEQQQLQLRPEYETKCTNRKLNRITQETEWVLDRSATDLMGKLCLCWATVTLWISLIIACIIGVIAYRLAVYAAFASIMKDSPTSNLQVVGPYITPQLATSVTASCINFIIIMILNLMYERVAIWITDMEIPKTHLEYENKLTVKMFLFQFVNYYSSCFYVAFFKGKFVGHPGNYAYMFGSLSKLRNEECDPGGCLIELTTQLVIVMTGKQVWGNIQEALVPWLMNWWGSRKARNHPESLYSRWEQDHDLQGFGQLGLFYEYLEMVIQFGFITLFVASFPLAPLLALINNIIEVRVDSWKLTTQFRRPVAAKAHSIGAWEEILSGIAILSVVTNAFIVAFTSDMIPRLVYMYAYQPDSQRNMKGYINDSLSVFNISRIQLTSRPEEGENPSWFNSSITTCRYRDYRYPPGHEKEYEHTMQFWHILAAKLAFIIIMEHVVFSVKFFVAWMIPDVPSDVRARVKRERYLVQEYLHNYEVEKLKVQLSLNSSNDCTCTPMIYPSLPQHEVLSECL
- the ano5a gene encoding anoctamin-5 isoform X1; protein product: MHRITGRSGGGSLIEMSPSESISDDVNGFHHHAPSSTGSFQQGQSAIDKQQQSKDSVFFRDGVRRIDFVLSYIDDKDGERKQERRKLYEANLMKVGLELETEDKSESEDGKTYFVKIHAPWEVLATYADVLKIKVPFKANDIPDNSQMPMNWLATPFRLPEHIMHPEPDYFTASFDNSKCDFFLIDNKDTFFPPSTRNRIVYYILSRCSYFRDECGDKDKKGIKRLLNNGTYTAAFPLHDCRYWKRSRDANCESDRYNLYKYWARFFCFFKEQPLNLIRKYYGEKIGIYFAWLGFYTEMLLFAAVVGTICFIYGFLTYDDNEWSKEICDEKIGGNIVMCPLCDKKCGYWKLNTTCNSSWQSHLFDNVATVFFAIFMGIWVTLFLEFWKRRQARLEYEWDLVDFEEEQQQLQLRPEYETKCTNRKLNRITQETEWVLDRSATDLMGKLCLCWATVTLWISLIIACIIGVIAYRLAVYAAFASIMKDSPTSNLQVVGPYITPQLATSVTASCINFIIIMILNLMYERVAIWITDMEIPKTHLEYENKLTVKMFLFQFVNYYSSCFYVAFFKGKFVGHPGNYAYMFGSLSKLRNEECDPGGCLIELTTQLVIVMTGKQVWGNIQEALVPWLMNWWGSRKARNHPESLYSRWEQDHDLQGFGQLGLFYEYLEMVIQFGFITLFVASFPLAPLLALINNIIEVRVDSWKLTTQFRRPVAAKAHSIGAWEEILSGIAILSVVTNAFIVAFTSDMIPRLVYMYAYQPDSQRNMKGYINDSLSVFNISRIQLTSRPEEGENPSWFNSSITTCRYRDYRYPPGHEKEYEHTMQFWHILAAKLAFIIIMEHVVFSVKFFVAWMIPDVPSDVRARVKRERYLVQEYLHNYEVEKLKVQLSLNSSNDCTCTPMIYPSLPQHEVLSECL
- the ano5a gene encoding anoctamin-5 isoform X2, which gives rise to MHRITGRSGGGSLIEMSPSESISDDVNGFHHHAPSSTGSFQQGQSAIDKQQQSKDSVFFRDGVRRIDFVLSYIDDKDGERKQERRKLYEANLMKVGLELETEDKSESEDGKTYFVKIHAPWEVLATYADVLKIKVPFKANDIPDNSQMPMNWLATPFRLPEHIMHPEPDYFTASFDNSKCDFFLIDNKDTFFPPSTRNRIVYYILSRCSYFRDECGDKDKKGIKRLLNNGTYTAAFPLHDCRYWKRSRDANCESDRYNLYKYWARFFCFFKEQPLNLIRKYYGEKIGIYFAWLGFYTEMLLFAAVVGTICFIYGFLTYDDNEWSKEICDEKIGGNIVMCPLCDKKCGYWKLNTTCNSSWQSHLFDNVATVFFAIFMGIWVTLFLEFWKRRQARLEYEWDLVDFEEEQQQLQLRPEYETKCTNRKLNRITQEMEPYLPITSKCARMCLSGATVLFWISLIIACIIGVIAYRLAVYAAFASIMKDSPTSNLQVVGPYITPQLATSVTASCINFIIIMILNLMYERVAIWITDMEIPKTHLEYENKLTVKMFLFQFVNYYSSCFYVAFFKGKFVGHPGNYAYMFGSLSKLRNEECDPGGCLIELTTQLVIVMTGKQVWGNIQEALVPWLMNWWGSRKARNHPESLYSRWEQDHDLQGFGQLGLFYEYLEMVIQFGFITLFVASFPLAPLLALINNIIEVRVDSWKLTTQFRRPVAAKAHSIGAWEEILSGIAILSVVTNAFIVAFTSDMIPRLVYMYAYQPDSQRNMKGYINDSLSVFNISRIQLTSRPEEGENPSWFNSSITTCRYRDYRYPPGHEKEYEHTMQFWHILAAKLAFIIIMEHVVFSVKFFVAWMIPDVPSDVRARVKRERYLVQEYLHNYEVEKLKVQLSLNSSNDCTCTPMIYPSLPQHEVLSECL
- the LOC115056199 gene encoding P2Y purinoceptor 3-like — its product is MGNTQAQHPEEALCDLEPGQGLPVVQLYVMPSIFLAVLILGLPLNLISLWVFFHRLRRWTRSTVLLFNLALADTAWLLALPFLIHYHLEQLCWKLGLPLCTAVRMLYHNYFYLSIFFVTCISVDRYLAIVHPLRSLVLQGRRRTCLLCVAVWAVALLLSIPVATMTQIQTCPGSNRTVCTLYVMLDDAGSSFPYSLFCSITAFLLPLLSVCYCGLRSVRELRRRPDPHRKQRRLRRVLSAALVLFALLYLPYHLSRNAAVVMRVVHPDDPGSWRLPDLVFVLEMCVCSFTSCVNPLFSCITGRRFREEFHGTFAAVFSQCPDIQVAPLISKSTRMTARRTQRGSTVCPARALPTPGFP